The sequence below is a genomic window from Plasmodium gaboni strain SY75 chromosome 7, whole genome shotgun sequence.
ttaaatttgttatttaaatgtatatatatatatatatatatatatatatatatatatatatatttatttatttatttatttatcaAACAATGTGTTAAttgatatttttaaatgaacacattcatatttttactATTCTTATATGTAACTATAAAATgtacataaaatattaaattagaatttaaaaatatattaataacaaattaaaaaggtatatatagaattatttatacacctcatctattatattaaataaatttcattattttttaattctttggtttcattcaaaattttaaaaagaaaatgttaatattaattattaaattatatataaaagtattTTATAAGGgacaaataaaaaaattaaatatatatatatataaataataaaagtataatttattctaaataaacatatatccttctattttatattattcttatttattattatgacTATCTTTCAGTTGGAGTTtataaataacatatattcGTCAATTGAaactataaaaaaaaaagtagtaaaagatataataataatataaatattaaacatacaaataaatacatatatatatatatatatatatatatatatatatatatatatatatatatattatatatcatatcaacaaatacataaaaaaatattcctTACTTGTTCCAGAAGAGTCCAAGTCTactttattaaaaaagtttataaaatctgcctttttcatattttttaatgtaaCAACAATTTCTTCAGCATCAATTAGtcctaaaaaaaaaaaaaaaaaaaaaaaaaaccaaacaatatttctataattATATCTGTTCCCTAACAATTAGTTTACTActacataaatataatatatatttacacGTGTGTGTATATGTGCTTATATTAATACGTATAGTAATTCAATAGAgttcatataaaattttcttttttctttaaacAATAAATCATACcatctttatttaaatcATATTCAACAAATTCAGAATATATATCgtctttttcttcttcgGTCATTTCAACTTGCTCTTTAAGTGTTTCTTCcacattatttttattatcctaaaaaaatgaaaattttataaattgtatatgtttatgaattcataaaaaaacaaaatgacatttctttttcatatatatattaattttaatcTTACTTGAGCTTTTACTatgttaaaaaatgttaagaaaaggaatataaaataaaataaactCATATGtaatttcattatataagaataatttcattatataagaattaaaaaatgtaacaaattgaaataattattcgaaaaaaaataaaaataaaaataaataacaaatataaatataaatattataacatataacAATTATTGCTTTAGACTAAAggttaataataattatagcctacatattttttacatcaaactaatatatatatatatatttttattttttttttttatttatgaacaaatagagtattataaaatcaaaatataagaacaaatacaaatataatcatatgataatataaaacaaataaattattttcatttattgcttattattatatatttNNNNNNNNNNNNNNNNNNNNNNNNNNNNNNNNNNNNNNNNNNNNNNNNNNNNNNNNNNNNNNNNNNNNNNNNNNNNNNNNNNNNNNNNNNNNNNNNNNNNNNNNNNNNNNNNNNNNNNNNNNNNNNNNNNNNNNNNNNNNNNNNNNNNNNNNNNNNNNNNNNNNNNNNNNNNNNNNNNNNNNNNNNNNNNNNNNNNNNNNNNNNNNNNNNNNNNNNNNNNNNNNNNNNNNNNNNNNNNNNNNNNNNNNNNNNNNNNNNNNNNNNNNNNNNNNNNNNNNNNNNNNNNNNNNNNNaaaaaaaaaaaaaaaaaaaaaaaaaaaaaaaaaaaaaaaaaaaaaaaaaaaaaaaaaaaaaaaaatatataaaaaaatataatatatatatatattttttttttttttttttttttatttaaatttttttttttttttttttttttttttttattaatttttttttttttttttttttttttttttttcctatttctcaaataatatatttaatcAAACAAGGgagaattatttttttatttcatttatattatataaacttaaaaaaaaaaaaagaaaaaaaagggCAAAAATATAGTGCTTAcaatgttatatttatatattattataaatttgagataaatatatatatatatatagtataacatattgtattaaatatattatatgagcctttaaagtatatattatatatatatatatatatatattatatgtatatgtatatttttttgtttgtttaACATTTATACCGTTCTTAcgtaatatatatatatatatatatatatatatatatatatatatttattaatttttgttttttaaataatttatttaatttacatactttgtatattttacatattttatgttaatattatatatatttatatatatattatatgttttataatattgggttttaaaataaaaaatgggacatataaattaatatatatatatatatatatatttaaatatataagtaGTGTAATATAATTGAACTTTCAAATCATCTGGGGTAATtcaattattttatttatttgttttgTGCTTCAATTATGTACTAATTGAaccaaaaaatataatatatatgtaaatatgtatatatatatatttttattttttacacACTAACAGATTCatttctattattttttgttataaagatatatatgtatCTTTGCAAccatatattttgttatttatttatataatatttccTTCTCTTCgtctttttattttttatattttttattttttatttttttgttccatatcctttatttttatgatttaCCTAATTACAAGCTGAATAAAATGCAAACAGAAATATgcgaaaaaaaaaaaaaaaaaaaaaaaaaaaaattattatgaaataaaataaaatatatatgatgaaagAACAAGAAGAAAACAACGTAATACTTAATATTTCAGATATttcaaaagaaaatgatgaagaaccaaatgatgaaattatgttttttgacataaataatagtaTAAATCATCTTACAGGGAAagaattttatttttattcaaataatgatgtatatatttataaacaaaataatcctcatgaatttttaaaagacACGTCGTCCATGAGGGTTGAGGATGAAACATGTTCTTCCCAACaagataatgaaaataatgatgagagtgataaaaatgaagaaagTGATGTAATTGATACAAGTGATGTTATTCATACAAGTGATGTGATTAATAAAAGTGATGTGATTAATAAAAGTGATGTTATTCATACAAGTAATGTTATTCATACAAGTAATGTTATTCATAcaaatattcaaaataaatattgtaAACTTAAAgattataaacataaatataataataattctatAAATAACATGAACAACGTAAATAGTACCAGTGATAAAGTGAATATAAGAAGCGTCGAGACAAATAACttcaaaaataataaacatattaataataaccataataataaaaataaaaactCAAAGAGTATTCATGATACATCTTTCTTTTCTGATCATTTCAAAAATAACAACCAACTAGAAGATAAAGTAAAATTTGTTTTCTCAcaagaattaaataaagtaaatgatatttttaaCGTTGAAGAGattatgaaaattattaataatttaaattcTATCAGAATAGAAATAGAAACAAccatatataaaaaattagaaaagaaatataaaaattttcttcttaatactattaaaattaaagaaataGATTCTGATATTACAAATATGAAAAATCATTTAtctaataatttaaatcaaataaaattgttacaagaacaaaaatataaagagaaattacatattataGATTTAAtttctaaaaaaaatatatataaacaaattaatttacttttattaattatatttattatatctaaTTACGATATTctaatttttaaaaatattttaaaaaaaaattttgaattTTCATCTATTACTTTTTATGAATTATATCAATTTATTAATGATAACAATAAATTGTTACAACACATTACATCtgtaaataatttaaaagataaaatgttctcaatttattttaatagaataaaagaaaataatgaaacaaattttattcagtttttattttcagatgattcaaaaaaaaaaaatcaaataaatatcaaTGAATTCTTAACaacattattaaaaatttattatttactctttaaaataaaaccatttaattttatagaTAATTCTTTAGTGTACATGTATCAATTTTTTCAACAAATATCTAAACAAATTGTTTTCTCATGTTTTATGAGAAATATGGAAAATCAACATGAAAATATTCATCATAAAATAGGTGAACATGctttaataaaaaatcaaataaattctaaatataaaaataaagttAATAACACTCTTGATcattttcaaaaaattaataaaaaaaaaaatcacCACCAtcaaaatttatataatcctcctaatgatgaaaataaaaatgtcGATGTTTTAGACAATCAAAATGTCGATGTTTTAGACAAACAAAATGTAGATGTTTTAGAcaatcataatatatatcataatatacAAGATAAATCTTTTTCTCAAAATCAGgataatcataatatagGTCAAGTTCCAAAGGATCAACAAAATCTTTTATCATGCAAAACAGAAGAATCTGAAGAATTAATAGATAAAGATGTATCTATATGtgacaaaaaaaatttaacacataatatgatatacataaaatatgatcaaattgatgaaaatataaaaaaaaataaaaataataataataataataataattccaataataataatataagtgaaagaaatatatatcaaaataatcAATCAACAAATCAACCAAATGATGCagataattttttgtttattcCTTTAAACGAGCTGGTGCCTAAATTAAATGATAGCAGCAGTTTATTTTCACTCATCAAAATATACGAAATTTTATTTGATGTTTTCaataaatatgattatataataatatatctattaaattattatttacaaaaaaatgatatatataaatatcaaACGCAGAACGAAGCAAAATCTGATCATCTTCAAAAAACAAATGtaacattatataataaaatagatcaatataataaggataatgagcaaataataaatatgtacaCACATAAACTTACAAATGAAActtatcaaaaaatatcaaCACAGAAAAGGTTATTACCAAAttataatagtaataatgaaaatatatcaataGACAATAATGGAACAAATAATTTGGATGAATGTAATAATTCAGAACTTTATAATATCGATAATAATCACTCTAACATCTTTTATATACCAGATACATACAATTCACATTTATTAACATACttcttaaaaaatgatacaATGAATATTAATCAAACATATGATCAAAAATTTACAactattaaaaataaaatcgaatcatatttaaaaaaaaaaagtatatcTTATATTCACTCACAAGAgtatatacattttatattacaaaatgcattacatttaatatatgtaaaaaaaaaatttttaaaaaatatggaaaaagtaataaaaactattattgaaaatatacattttaataatttcaattttaatcatatatgttcatatatttttttgacCATCATATATTGTTTGCATTCATATCTATTCAAATATAATTCTTCAAATgatcaaatatattatttaaaggaaattctaaataaaaatataaatataaatttatatgtcAATCAGAAGGacaatataaatttatatgtcAATCAGAaggataatataaatttatatgtcAATCAGAAGGACAATATAAAGGTcaatgaaaatataaatacagATATACAAACaaatgattataaaaattattgtaattctttttataacGAACATAAGAAAGTTTattatgaagaaaatataagaaCTTCCATTTTTGAAGATCAAAACTTATTAAAGAACATTTTACAAGATTCTACTATTTTTCTAGAAGTagaaaagaaattaaaaagaaattattttccaacatattattatttaaatataaaaatattaaatgatatgATTAATAGAGATCATTGGATACGTATAccaaataaaataaataataaaatatttaataacaattttacttttaattttaataatgtattaaccttttataaaaatgaatttcatgattttttaaatgtacCTTTTTCTCCTAACCCTTtgaaaaattttaattttaaaaatataagacaatatgtatatactgatgaacatataaaaaaaaaatgtgataatataaaaaatataaatataacaaataaaaatttgGATACATCTATTTGTGATGATAAATATCTAAAAAAGGAAgatttttattcttataatatatccTCTTCAAAAGAAGATAcagaaaaaatatatatatctgAAACATCTGATTTCAATATTGTAAATTTTCAGAGTATTACTTCTAATTCTAGTAATTTATTAACATGTATAATACAAgattattttattcttcAAAATTTAGTtcataatttaaaagaagatataaataaatatatattcaaatgtattgatatgtatatatatattatatgttattattttatgaaaagATCTAATATACAAGAATTTTTGTTTAACGTGaaacaaaataaagataaattaaatataaataatatactttttataataaaaaaacaagaaaaatatacagaattatatacatttttacaatactataatgatgaaataaaaaaaaatgaacaacattataatttcttaTTTGTAAACactaatataaatacatcATTCCAATCAAAAAGTAATATGACAcataaagataatattattaatgataaaaattatgtatCTACATATCCTTTGAGTAACtgttttaaaatatttagTTTTACATCTTTATATGCTCTTTctgaaaaaattatatgcCTAGAATCTCTTTTTTGTCTGTTAATCAATATgaaagaagaaataataaaaatgaatgaaAATGAAACGTATAAGAACcaagataaaaataaacataataataataataataatagtaatatgTATGTGCAAATGTGTGAACtacaatataataaaatagatACATTCCATACAGATAATAACGTTCATAATAAcattgataataataataatgtgttaaaacaaaataatcATTGTAATAAAGACACTAACGATGTTGCATACACATTTAAAACATTTCttgataaaaaattaaatatgaTCAACGAAATGCGTATATTAACTTACTGCGATTccttatataatattattgaCAGTGAAAATTATGTAAGTGAAATACTAAAAATCATTAATGAAgcttataataataataataatattaacaatgttgaagaatataataagaataaatataaaaataataaaataaactTATTTTCAAATGATGACGTGAATAAGAAAACagaaaatttaaaaaaaaaactagATGAATATGTAAacctatatataaatattttaaatgatagtaaaagaaaattaatGTTTTGTTGTGAAGGTATTTTATCTATTGTTATTCATTATTTGTTATGgaatttaataaattatatttttaatataaacaatattGAAATcatacaaaatataaaatctGATTTTTTTCCAGTTAAAGAAAGTCCCAACAgaaatgataataataataataataataattatcatgataatatttttttcatgCCACCTAAAAATCATAGTCATAACCATTTAcataataatgaagaaaatattaaatcaAAAGACaacaatttttataatcatgataataaaaacttAATATCCATTTTAAGTTATCAATTTAACAAAATATCTAattgtattaaaaaaaatattataaatctagaaaatgaaatagatgaacaaataaataataatataaatatacataattctatatattataagttttataaagatttaaaaaattcaGAAAATCCAATgtatcaatattattatatttatctatCTAAAGGAATCACATATTTTGATCAATATATAgatttacatttttataatttagATAAACTAGATAACTTTctaaaaaattataactCAGATATTTATcaatataaacatatacaatctattatttctaaatataatacatacaAAAANNNNNNNNNNNNNNNNNNNNNNNNNNNNNNNNNNNNNNNNNNNNNNNNNNNNNNNNNNNNNNNNNNNNNNNNNNNNNNNNNNNNNNNNNNNNNNNNNNNNNNNNNNNNNNNNNNNNNNNNNNNNNNNNNNNNNNNNNNNNNNNNNNNNNNNNNNNNNNNNNNNNNNNNNNNNNNNNNNNNNNNNNNNNNNNNNNNNNNNNNNNNNNNNNNNNNNNNNNNNNNNNNNNNNNNNNNNNNNNNNNNNNNNNNNNNNNNNNNNNNNNNNNNNNNNNNNNNNNNNNNNNNNNTTTTTTTATgaacaataataattcCATATTTGAAAACGAGAATccaatattatataataccAACGAAGGAGAAGAAAATAGAAGCTCATTAGACGAATCAACAATAAaagaacatatatataacaaaacTGATTTAtgtgatatatattatgatgaaGATAAAATTAATGTAGACGAAATATTCGATTTATTAAGAGATATAAAAGATCCAGAATATTCTTATACATTAGAAGctttaaaaattatagagaaaaaaaatattcatataaattatcaagaaaaattaattacAGTTTATTTTACACCTACCATACCTAATTGTTCTTTAGCAACACTTATAGGATTAATGATAAGTATAAAATTACAATATTCATTATGTAATAATTACAAAActaatatttatatatatcctGGATCACATAATTCAGAACattcaataaataaacaacTAAATGACAAGGAGAGAATAGCAGCAGCTATAGAAAATAaacatttatttaatgtTATCAAAAATAGTAttaattatcattatccacttattaaattttgaaaatcaaaataaaatatatgaaataaaaaaaaaaaaaaaaaaaaatacatatataaatacaatatgaaattgtaatatatttataataacatgtataaattctttatcttatatatataaattttaatttttttttttttttttttgtgtatcataaaataatatgttcacatatatattcacatatatatatatatatattttttcatttttatatcataatatagtaacatcatataaatattttcaaatattcataaccttttgtaaatataaatattttgttgtctattaaaaaaaaaatatatattcatcaCAAAAGTttaatattcttataagaattattaaacaaacaaataaaatataatatatatatatatatatatatatatataaattccATATCATGTATATCTTCCATCTAATATACAAACAATTTCTATCCTATCATAttgaaaaattaataatatttttgtaatacaaataatatttcatagAGGGAGTTATTAATTCAATATTGTTTGAATTGTCTTTAATTTGTAAATTTATCCTTTCCATAGGATTcatttcttcatttatattttgatatatttcTTCGTCTGTATTTGTATATGCTTCCACATGTTCctttatattaaaaaaatcattACATTTATCTCTATTctttacatattttaatttactacatttattatcatcatcatcttcttcttcttctaATCGATAGGTTAAGaaattttgttttgttAGATCATAAGATaagttataaaaaaaatacttaggactattaatataataaccTGTATATAAAATAGGAAAAAGAGAAGATGGATGAACTAAATTTTGAATAAatactttatttttaataaataaatttaaatatattattatatatttccatATATTATCTTCCATGTTTTTATGTTTCGG
It includes:
- a CDS encoding putative centrin, whose product is MKLHMSLFYFIFLFLTFFNIVKAQDNKNNVEETLKEQVEMTEEEKDDIYSEFVEYDLNKDGLIDAEEIVVTLKNMKKADFINFFNKVDLDSSGTISIDEYMLFINSN
- a CDS encoding hypothetical protein (conserved Plasmodium protein, unknown function); this encodes MKEQEENNVILNISDISKENDEEPNDEIMFFDINNSINHLTGKEFYFYSNNDVYIYKQNNPHEFLKDTSSMRVEDETCSSQQDNENNDESDKNEESDVIDTSDVIHTSDVINKSDVINKSDVIHTSNVIHTSNVIHTNIQNKYCKLKDYKHKYNNNSINNMNNVNSTSDKVNIRSVETNNFKNNKHINNNHNNKNKNSKSIHDTSFFSDHFKNNNQLEDKVKFVFSQELNKVNDIFNVEEIMKIINNLNSIRIEIETTIYKKLEKKYKNFLLNTIKIKEIDSDITNMKNHLSNNLNQIKLLQEQKYKEKLHIIDLISKKNIYKQINLLLLIIFIISNYDILIFKNILKKNFEFSSITFYELYQFINDNNKLLQHITSVNNLKDKMFSIYFNRIKENNETNFIQFLFSDDSKKKNQININEFLTTLLKIYYLLFKIKPFNFIDNSLVYMYQFFQQISKQIVFSCFMRNMENQHENIHHKIGEHALIKNQINSKYKNKVNNTLDHFQKINKKKNHHHQNLYNPPNDENKNVDVLDNQNVDVLDKQNVDVLDNHNIYHNIQDKSFSQNQDNHNIGQVPKDQQNLLSCKTEESEELIDKDVSICDKKNLTHNMIYIKYDQIDENIKKNKNNNNNNNNSNNNNISERNIYQNNQSTNQPNDADNFLFIPLNELVPKLNDSSSLFSLIKIYEILFDVFNKYDYIIIYLLNYYLQKNDIYKYQTQNEAKSDHLQKTNVTLYNKIDQYNKDNEQIINMYTHKLTNETYQKISTQKRLLPNYNSNNENISIDNNGTNNLDECNNSELYNIDNNHSNIFYIPDTYNSHLLTYFLKNDTMNINQTYDQKFTTIKNKIESYLKKKSISYIHSQEYIHFILQNALHLIYVKKKFLKNMEKVIKTIIENIHFNNFNFNHICSYIFLTIIYCLHSYLFKYNSSNDQIYYLKEILNKNININLYVNQKDNINLYVNQKDNINLYVNQKDNIKVNENINTDIQTNDYKNYCNSFYNEHKKVYYEENIRTSIFEDQNLLKNILQDSTIFLEVEKKLKRNYFPTYYYLNIKILNDMINRDHWIRIPNKINNKIFNNNFTFNFNNVLTFYKNEFHDFLNVPFSPNPLKNFNFKNIRQYVYTDEHIKKKCDNIKNINITNKNLDTSICDDKYLKKEDFYSYNISSSKEDTEKIYISETSDFNIVNFQSITSNSSNLLTCIIQDYFILQNLVHNLKEDINKYIFKCIDMYIYIICYYFMKRSNIQEFLFNVKQNKDKLNINNILFIIKKQEKYTELYTFLQYYNDEIKKNEQHYNFLFVNTNINTSFQSKSNMTHKDNIINDKNYVSTYPLSNCFKIFSFTSLYALSEKIICLESLFCLLINMKEEIIKMNENETYKNQDKNKHNNNNNNSNMYVQMCELQYNKIDTFHTDNNVHNNIDNNNNVLKQNNHCNKDTNDVAYTFKTFLDKKLNMINEMRILTYCDSLYNIIDSENYVSEILKIINEAYNNNNNINNVEEYNKNKYKNNKINLFSNDDVNKKTENLKKKLDEYVNLYINILNDSKRKLMFCCEGILSIVIHYLLWNLINYIFNINNIEIIQNIKSDFFPVKESPNRNDNNNNNNNYHDNIFFMPPKNHSHNHLHNNEENIKSKDNNFYNHDNKNLISILSYQFNKISNCIKKNIINLENEIDEQINNNINIHNSIYYKFYKDLKNSENPMYQYYYIYLSKGITYFDQYIDLHFYNLDKLDNFLKNYNSDIYQYKHIQSIISKYNTYK
- a CDS encoding hypothetical protein (conserved Plasmodium protein, unknown function), with translation MNNNNSIFENENPILYNTNEGEENRSSLDESTIKEHIYNKTDLCDIYYDEDKINVDEIFDLLRDIKDPEYSYTLEALKIIEKKNIHINYQEKLITVYFTPTIPNCSLATLIGLMISIKLQYSLCNNYKTNIYIYPGSHNSEHSINKQLNDKERIAAAIENKHLFNVIKNSINYHYPLIKF